The Ptiloglossa arizonensis isolate GNS036 chromosome 13, iyPtiAriz1_principal, whole genome shotgun sequence genome window below encodes:
- the Ns2 gene encoding nucleostemin 2, protein MAKSRVTNKPPRKEGFNRSCHSMNPDRPTEGLKGVAKVRSKATIKRLQMYRNQKPKRDRTGKIISPAPFQGWQASGTMSHVEPSQRWFGNSRVISQNALQKFQNELGKAMKDPYNIVMKPTQLPITLLQQKAANARVHLLDTESFDSVFGPKKVRKRPNLITSTYDELQKLAEEKEETYNKEKDSKDVDLVRPDAGIKDAQRDWIMSAGQSKRIWNELYKVIDSSDVILQVLDARDPLGTRSPPIEKYLKTEKPHKHLMFILNKVDLIPTWVTQRWVAILSADYPTVAFHASMTHPFGKGSLINLLRQFAKLHIDKKQISVGFIGYPNTGKSSIINTLRSKKVCNVAPIAGETKVWQYITLMRRIYLIDCPGVVYPSTETDTEKVLKGVVRVELVQNPEDYISEVLSRVKVEYIQKTYKIMEWNDHIDFLEKLARKSGKLLKKGEPDITTVSRMVLNDWQRGKLPFYVPPSGFEEPLSKSTIINEPAVENNNAEKINNDIDTEQVESIQSKEPVKFQLAVIQDFRKIKVGFPYSSDYIKNNLNIESKASVDGKKNEDKMENSLILSNLDDNDIDKNTCSTEVNEVLFMENKENNETNKRLEDENNEEEKYSDNEIHFSLEKDNLLQSAYDVVDEEYDSSDSEMPKTNTISSSSGAFNIFSLPSTREQTMKIKQNLTSKQRRAIERANKRKKVGSNFYEVTNVKNRNRNRKLPKIKRK, encoded by the coding sequence ATGGCAAAATCACGTGTTACAAATAAACCTCCAAGAAAAGAGGGATTTAATCGCTCTTGTCACAGTATGAATCCTGATCGGCCTACAGAAGGATTAAAAGGTGTAGCTAAAGTTCGATCAAAAGCAACAATCaaaagattacaaatgtatcgtAATCAAAAACCAAAGCGTGATCGTACAGGCAAAATAATTAGTCCAGCACCGTTTCAAGGCTGGCAAGCCTCTGGTACCATGTCGCATGTGGAACCTTCACAAAGATGGTTTGGTAATTCAAGAGTGATTTCTCAAAATGctttacaaaaatttcaaaatgaatTAGGGAAAGCTATGAAAGATCCTTATAATATTGTTATGAAACCCACTCAATTACCAATAACTTTGCTTCAACAAAAGGCTGCAAATGCAAGAGTACATTTATTAGATacagaaagttttgatagtgtTTTTGGTCCAAAAAAAGTAAGGAAAAGACCAAATTTAATAACATCAACATATGACGAATTACAAAAATTAGCAGAAGAAAAAGAGGAGACATATAACAAAGAGAAGGATTCTAAAGATGTTGATCTTGTACGTCCTGATGCAGGTATAAAAGATGCACAAAGAGATTGGATTATGTCGGCAGGACAAAGCAAAAGAATTTGGAATGAATTATATAAAGTTATAGATTCTTCTGATGTTATTTTACAAGTATTAGATGCCAGAGATCCATTAGGAACTAGATCCCCTCCTATAGAAAAATACCTTAAAACCGAAAAACCTCATAAACatttaatgtttattttaaataaagtagATCTTATACCAACATGGGTTACACAAAGGTGGGTTGCAATTTTGAGTGCAGATTATCCAACAGTGGCATTTCATGCTTCGATGACACATCCATTTGGTAAAGGTTCTCTAATAAATTTATTACGTCAGTTTGCAAAGTTACATATAGATAAGAAACAAATCAGTGTAGGCTTTATAGGATACCCGAATACAGGAAAAAGTTCGATTATAAATACCTTGAGATCAAAAAAAGTTTGTAATGTTGCACCAATAGCAGGTGAAACAAAAGTATGGCAATATATTACTTTGATGCGCCGAATTTATTTAATAGATTGTCCAGGTGTAGTTTATCCATCCACAGAGACTGATACAGAAAAAGTTTTAAAAGGTGTAGTAAGAGTAGAACTCGTTCAAAATCCTGAAGATTATATTTCAGAAGTATTATCACGAGTAAAAGTAGAATATATTCAaaaaacttataaaattatgGAATGGAATGATCACATcgattttttggaaaaattagctCGTAAAAGTGGAAAATTACTAAAAAAAGGAGAACCAGATATTACAACTGTTTCACGAATGGTTTTGAATGATTGGCAGCGTGGTAAATTACCTTTTTATGTACCTCCTTCTGGTTTTGAAGAACCATTATCAAAGTCTACAATTATTAATGAGCCTGCTGTTGAAAACAATAATGCTGAAAAGATAAATAATGATATTGATACTGAACAAGTTGAAAGTATACAGAGCAAAGAACCAGTAAAATTTCAATTAGCTGTTATACAAGATTTCCGAAAAATAAAAGTTGGTTTTCCATATTCAAGTGATTATATTAAAAACAATTTGAACATTGAAAGTAAGGCATCTGTAGATGGCAAGAAAAATGAAGATAAAATGGAAAATAGTTTAATTTTGTCAAACTTGGATGATAATGATATTGATAAGAATACATGTAGTACAGAAGTTAATGAAGTATTATTTAtggaaaacaaagaaaataatgaaactaaTAAAAGGTTAGAGGATGAAAAtaatgaagaagaaaaatattctgacaatgaaattcatttttcattagAAAAGGATAATTTACTACAAAGTGCATATGATGTAGTCGATGAGGAATATGATTCTAGTGATAGTGAAATGCCAAAGACAAATACAATATCAAGTAGTAGTGGTgcatttaacattttttctttacCTTCTACAAGAGAGCagacaatgaaaataaaacaaaatttgacaAGTAAACAACGACGAGCTATAGAAAGAGCtaataaacgaaagaaagttGGTAGCAATTTTTATGAAGTTACTAatgtgaaaaatagaaataggaATAGAAAACttccaaaaattaaaagaaaatag
- the Osi gene encoding electron transfer flavoprotein regulatory factor orsai: MSQRSKVINLYKTLLYMGRDYPRGYKFFRENLKKTFETNKEEHDPEKIDKLLIRGSYFIKELEALYKLRKYKILKRRYSNKS, encoded by the exons ATGTCTCAACGATCGAAAGTTATTAATTTGTACAAGACG CTCTTGTACATGGGTCGAGACTATCCAAGAGGTTATAAATTCTTcagagaaaatttaaaaaaaacttttgaaacgaataaagaggAACATGATCCTGAGAAGATTGATAAATTGTTGATTCGTGGTTCCTATTTTATTAAAGAATTGGAAGCATTGTATAagttacgaaaatataaaatattaaaaagaagatATAGCAACAAATCCTAA
- the Eya gene encoding eya transcriptional coactivator and phosphatase 2 isoform X2: MLTEDNDPTKPAGVLDNAGNVSSSTEASVQHPRAAHNETEVKNEVQDCPENDSVPSGELYIDENAEEKEQEYPDSMEKADYSSLYGANQYYNSLYNSPPYGAATTGKNTTGLQSPYLTSYTTPSTMTQYSSYTTYNSSTANFPNVAQNISSSSQKLDYGAYSSSLYGNDRVPLQYSGYYPMHGYHASPASFNIGNLNFADSTKSALTLDATTHDASDLTARETANIEGATAKPCRRGRRQSGSGNSIGSADTTEAGPDRIFIWDLDETIVVFHTLLNGIFAAKHRKDQALLLQVAYRMEEMIFNLADTHFFFTDVEDCDQVHIDDVSSDDNGQDLSSYNFATDGFHCASANNGICLASGVRGGVDWMRKLAFRYRKIKEIYSNYRNNVGGLLGAAKQEQWLQLRAEIEVLTDNWLTSAVKCLNLINKRSHCINILVTPTQLVPSLSKVLLFGIGGIFPIENIYSASKIGKESCFGRVIARFGRRCTYVVIGDDSDEETAARAHNFPFWRINSHSDTQSLYNALEMGFL; this comes from the exons ATGTTAACCGAAGACAATGACCCGACGAAACCAGCAGGGGTTTTAGACAATGCTGGCAACGTGTCTTCGTCGACAGAGGCCTCGGTACAGCACCCTCGCGCCGCACATAATG AGACGGAAGTCAAGAACGAGGTGCAAGACTGCCCTGAAAATGACAGCGTACCCAGCGGGGAATTGTACATCGACGAGAATGCGGAGGAAAAGGAGCAGGAATATCCGGATTCCATGGAAAAGGCTGACTACAGTTCATTGTACGGAGCCAATCAATATTATAACAG TTTGTACAACTCGCCTCCCTACGGAGCGGCCACCACTGGGAAGAACACCACGGGTTTGCAAAGTCCTTACTTGACCTCGTACACCACACCAAGCACCATGACTCAGTACTCGTCCTACACTACGTACAACAGCAGCACTGCGAACTTCCCTAATGTAGCCCAGAATATATCGTCCTCCTCTCAG AAGCTGGACTATGGCGCCTACAGTAGCAGCTTATACGGAAACGACAGGGTACCATTACAGTATTCCGGATATTACCCCATGCACGGTTATCACGCGTCGCCCGCCTCGTTTAACATCGGAAACCTGAACTTTGCTG ATTCGACAAAGTCTGCGCTCACGTTGGACGCAACAACTCACGATGCCAGCGATCTTACCGCACGGGAAACCGCAAACATCGAAG GGGCGACGGCGAAACCTTGCAGACGCGGAAGACGCCAAAGCGGAAGTGGAAACAGTATAGGCTCTGCGGACACGACAGAAGCCGGTCCCGACCGGATATTCATCTGGGACCTTGACGAAACCATAGTCGTGTTTCACACGTTGCTCAACGGAATATTCGCAGCGAAGCACCGTAAGGATCAAGCCCTTCTGCTCCAAGTTGCGTACAGGATGGAGGAAATGATATTCAATTTGGCCGATACTCATTTCTTTTTCACCGATGTCGAG GATTGCGATCAAGTGCACATCGACGATGTATCGTCGGACGATAACGGGCAGGATCTATCTTCTTACAACTTCGCTACCGATGGCTTCCACTGCGCGTCCGCGAACAATGGCATATGTTTGGCTTCCGGCGTTAGAGGTGGTGTTGATTGGATGCGAAAACTGGCCTTTCGATATCGCAAGATAAAAGAGATCTACAGTAATTACCGTAACAACGTTGGCGGCTTGTTAGGCGCAGCGAAACAGGAACAGTGGTTGCAACTACGTGCAGAGATCGAAGTGCTGACCGACAACTGGTTAACATCCGCTGTAAAATGTTTAAATCTCATCAATAAAAGAAGTCACTGTATCAACATCTTGGTGACCCCCACGCAACTGGTACCGTCTCTGTCGAAAGTGCTACTTTTTGGGATCGGCGGGATATTTccgatcgaaaatatttattctgcCTCGAAAATCG GAAAAGAAAGCTGCTTTGGAAGAGTGATTGCAAGGTTTGGTCGGAGATGCACATATGTGGTAATAGGGGACGATTCTGATGAAGAAACGGCGGCTCGTGCCCACAATTTCCCATTCTGGAGAATAAACAGTCACTCGGACACGCAGTCGCTATACAACGCCTTAGAAATGGGATTTCTTTAA
- the Eya gene encoding eya transcriptional coactivator and phosphatase 2 isoform X3: MLTEDNDPTKPAGVLDNAGNVSSSTEASVQHPRAAHNETEVKNEVQDCPENDSVPSGELYIDENAEEKEQEYPDSMEKADYSSLYGANQYYNSLYNSPPYGAATTGKNTTGLQSPYLTSYTTPSTMTQYSSYTTYNSSTANFPNVAQNISSSSQKLDYGAYSSSLYGNDRVPLQYSGYYPMHGYHASPASFNIGNLNFAGATAKPCRRGRRQSGSGNSIGSADTTEAGPDRIFIWDLDETIVVFHTLLNGIFAAKHRKDQALLLQVAYRMEEMIFNLADTHFFFTDVEDCDQVHIDDVSSDDNGQDLSSYNFATDGFHCASANNGICLASGVRGGVDWMRKLAFRYRKIKEIYSNYRNNVGGLLGAAKQEQWLQLRAEIEVLTDNWLTSAVKCLNLINKRSHCINILVTPTQLVPSLSKVLLFGIGGIFPIENIYSASKIGKESCFGRVIARFGRRCTYVVIGDDSDEETAARAHNFPFWRINSHSDTQSLYNALEMGFL; the protein is encoded by the exons ATGTTAACCGAAGACAATGACCCGACGAAACCAGCAGGGGTTTTAGACAATGCTGGCAACGTGTCTTCGTCGACAGAGGCCTCGGTACAGCACCCTCGCGCCGCACATAATG AGACGGAAGTCAAGAACGAGGTGCAAGACTGCCCTGAAAATGACAGCGTACCCAGCGGGGAATTGTACATCGACGAGAATGCGGAGGAAAAGGAGCAGGAATATCCGGATTCCATGGAAAAGGCTGACTACAGTTCATTGTACGGAGCCAATCAATATTATAACAG TTTGTACAACTCGCCTCCCTACGGAGCGGCCACCACTGGGAAGAACACCACGGGTTTGCAAAGTCCTTACTTGACCTCGTACACCACACCAAGCACCATGACTCAGTACTCGTCCTACACTACGTACAACAGCAGCACTGCGAACTTCCCTAATGTAGCCCAGAATATATCGTCCTCCTCTCAG AAGCTGGACTATGGCGCCTACAGTAGCAGCTTATACGGAAACGACAGGGTACCATTACAGTATTCCGGATATTACCCCATGCACGGTTATCACGCGTCGCCCGCCTCGTTTAACATCGGAAACCTGAACTTTGCTG GGGCGACGGCGAAACCTTGCAGACGCGGAAGACGCCAAAGCGGAAGTGGAAACAGTATAGGCTCTGCGGACACGACAGAAGCCGGTCCCGACCGGATATTCATCTGGGACCTTGACGAAACCATAGTCGTGTTTCACACGTTGCTCAACGGAATATTCGCAGCGAAGCACCGTAAGGATCAAGCCCTTCTGCTCCAAGTTGCGTACAGGATGGAGGAAATGATATTCAATTTGGCCGATACTCATTTCTTTTTCACCGATGTCGAG GATTGCGATCAAGTGCACATCGACGATGTATCGTCGGACGATAACGGGCAGGATCTATCTTCTTACAACTTCGCTACCGATGGCTTCCACTGCGCGTCCGCGAACAATGGCATATGTTTGGCTTCCGGCGTTAGAGGTGGTGTTGATTGGATGCGAAAACTGGCCTTTCGATATCGCAAGATAAAAGAGATCTACAGTAATTACCGTAACAACGTTGGCGGCTTGTTAGGCGCAGCGAAACAGGAACAGTGGTTGCAACTACGTGCAGAGATCGAAGTGCTGACCGACAACTGGTTAACATCCGCTGTAAAATGTTTAAATCTCATCAATAAAAGAAGTCACTGTATCAACATCTTGGTGACCCCCACGCAACTGGTACCGTCTCTGTCGAAAGTGCTACTTTTTGGGATCGGCGGGATATTTccgatcgaaaatatttattctgcCTCGAAAATCG GAAAAGAAAGCTGCTTTGGAAGAGTGATTGCAAGGTTTGGTCGGAGATGCACATATGTGGTAATAGGGGACGATTCTGATGAAGAAACGGCGGCTCGTGCCCACAATTTCCCATTCTGGAGAATAAACAGTCACTCGGACACGCAGTCGCTATACAACGCCTTAGAAATGGGATTTCTTTAA
- the 26-29-p gene encoding C1 family peptidase 26-29-p codes for MHICTSAFALIALGISCIEAVQSPTFSNTYTARGVLYIPYAEIREPFFAWYDGTSGSSRIDYYGGMVKTFQLSHKGSYGTSLKVAPVTTESASNQETCLQVHGSKEMKIQPQTIIPDTTGMECIGEDVINGSPCEKWRLVQKIGEKLNKYTLWIRYNEAPDGSVPKEAIPVRYEMRGFNSLLGSHYDHYYLDYDLYSSESPNSEVFEIGKNKTCVSFPGPGDKHIYTFNPMREFVHNYEAHVNEAFKDFKKVHNKEYINEKEHVIRKEVFRQNLRFIHSTNRAKKDYQLGVNYLVDRTDLELKALRGKQYTRGYNGGQAFPYDIKKEQDTIPDSLDWRLFGAVTPVKDQSVCGSCWSFGTTGAIEGAYFMKYGKLVRLSQQALIDCSWGFGNNGCDGGEDFRAYKWMMKHGGLPTEDDYGGYIGQDGYCHLDNITMTAKITGFVNVTPRNPDALKLAIAKHGPVSVAIDASHKTFAFYSHGVYYDSACGNTEESLDHAVLAVGYGKLNENDYWLIKNSWSNYWGNDGYILMSQKKNNCGVMTAPTYVTM; via the exons ATGCATATCTGTACAAGTGCTTTTGCATTAATAGCATtag gcATTTCTTGCATTGAGGCTGTACAGTCTCCAACGTTTAGTAATACTTACACAGCTAGAGGAGTTTTATACATTCCATATGCTGAAATCCGTGAACCATTCTTTGCATGGTATGATGGGACAAGTGGATCTAGTAGAATTGATTACTATGGag GAATGGTGAAGACTTTTCAATTATCACACAAAGGATCATATGGAACCAGTTTAAAGGTTGCTCCAGTTACTACAGAGTCTGCTTCTAATCAAGAAACGTGTCTTCAAGTACATGGCtctaaagaaatgaaaattcaacCTCAAACCATTATTCCtgatacaactggaatggag TGTATCGGAGAGGATGTAATTAATGGATCACCATGTGAAAAATGGAGGCTTGTACAgaaaattggcgaaaaattaaataagtatACTCTTTGGATACGGTACAAT GAGGCACCGGATGGATCCGTACCAAAGGAGGCAATTCCTGTAAGATATGAAATGAGAGGGTTTAATAGTCTCTTGGGCTCTCATTATGATCATTACTATTTGGATTATGATTTGTACTCTTCTGAGTCACCCAATTCTGAAGTTTTTGAAATTGGAAAAA ACAAAACATGTGTCAGTTTTCCGGGACCCGGAGACAAGCACATATATACATTCAATCCTATGCGCGAATTTGTTCACAATTACGAAGCACATGTGAATGAAGCATTTAAAGATTTCAAGAAGGTTCATAATAAGGAATATATAAATGAGAAAGAGCATGTGATACGTAAAGAAGTATTTAGACAAAATTTAAG attTATTCATTCAACCAATCGAGCTAAAAAGGATTATCAATTAGGTGTCAATTATTTGGTAGATCGTACTGACTTAGAATTAAAGGCCTTACGTGGCAAACAATACACTCGTGGCTACAATGGTGGACAAGCTTTCCCTTATGATATCAAAAAGGAACAAGATACCATTCCAGATTCTTTAGATTGGAGGCTTTTTGGCGCTGTTACTCCCGTTAAGG atcaatccgtttgtggaTCCTGTTGGAGTTTTGGTACGACTGGTGCCATTGAAGGCGCATATTTTATGAAGTATGGTAAATTAGTGCGTTTATCTCAACAG GCTCTTATTGATTGCTCATGGGGTTTTGGAAATAATGGCTGCGATGGTGGTGAAGATTTTCGAGCATACAAATGGATGATGAAACATGGAGGTTTACCCACTGAAGACGATTATGGTGGTTATATTGGACAA GATGGTTATTGTCATCTAGATAATATTACAATGACTGCCAAAATTACGGGTTTTGTAAATGTTACACCGCGCAATCCTGATGCCTTAAAACTTGCAATTGCAAAACATGGACCAGTTTCAGTTGCAATCGATGCTTCTCATAAAACATTTGCTTTCTATTCTCACGGTGTATATTACGATTCGGCTTGTG GTAATACAGAGGAGTCGTTGGATCACGCTGTGCTGGCTGTCGGGTatggaaaattaaatgaaaatgatTATTGGTTGATTAAAAATTCATGGTCCAATTATTGGGGTAATGATGGTTATATTCTTATGTctcaaaaaaagaataattgcgGAGTAATGACAGCTCCAACATATGTTACTATGTGA
- the Eya gene encoding eya transcriptional coactivator and phosphatase 2 isoform X1, whose protein sequence is MLTEDNDPTKPAGVLDNAGNVSSSTEASVQHPRAAHNETEVKNEVQDCPENDSVPSGELYIDENAEEKEQEYPDSMEKADYSSLYGANQYYNSLYNSPPYGAATTGKNTTGLQSPYLTSYTTPSTMTQYSSYTTYNSSTANFPNVAQNISSSSQKLDYGAYSSSLYGNDRVPLQYSGYYPMHGYHASPASFNIGNLNFADSTKSALTLDATTHDASDLTARETANIEGNTIRATAKPCRRGRRQSGSGNSIGSADTTEAGPDRIFIWDLDETIVVFHTLLNGIFAAKHRKDQALLLQVAYRMEEMIFNLADTHFFFTDVEDCDQVHIDDVSSDDNGQDLSSYNFATDGFHCASANNGICLASGVRGGVDWMRKLAFRYRKIKEIYSNYRNNVGGLLGAAKQEQWLQLRAEIEVLTDNWLTSAVKCLNLINKRSHCINILVTPTQLVPSLSKVLLFGIGGIFPIENIYSASKIGKESCFGRVIARFGRRCTYVVIGDDSDEETAARAHNFPFWRINSHSDTQSLYNALEMGFL, encoded by the exons ATGTTAACCGAAGACAATGACCCGACGAAACCAGCAGGGGTTTTAGACAATGCTGGCAACGTGTCTTCGTCGACAGAGGCCTCGGTACAGCACCCTCGCGCCGCACATAATG AGACGGAAGTCAAGAACGAGGTGCAAGACTGCCCTGAAAATGACAGCGTACCCAGCGGGGAATTGTACATCGACGAGAATGCGGAGGAAAAGGAGCAGGAATATCCGGATTCCATGGAAAAGGCTGACTACAGTTCATTGTACGGAGCCAATCAATATTATAACAG TTTGTACAACTCGCCTCCCTACGGAGCGGCCACCACTGGGAAGAACACCACGGGTTTGCAAAGTCCTTACTTGACCTCGTACACCACACCAAGCACCATGACTCAGTACTCGTCCTACACTACGTACAACAGCAGCACTGCGAACTTCCCTAATGTAGCCCAGAATATATCGTCCTCCTCTCAG AAGCTGGACTATGGCGCCTACAGTAGCAGCTTATACGGAAACGACAGGGTACCATTACAGTATTCCGGATATTACCCCATGCACGGTTATCACGCGTCGCCCGCCTCGTTTAACATCGGAAACCTGAACTTTGCTG ATTCGACAAAGTCTGCGCTCACGTTGGACGCAACAACTCACGATGCCAGCGATCTTACCGCACGGGAAACCGCAAACATCGAAGGTAACACGATTC GGGCGACGGCGAAACCTTGCAGACGCGGAAGACGCCAAAGCGGAAGTGGAAACAGTATAGGCTCTGCGGACACGACAGAAGCCGGTCCCGACCGGATATTCATCTGGGACCTTGACGAAACCATAGTCGTGTTTCACACGTTGCTCAACGGAATATTCGCAGCGAAGCACCGTAAGGATCAAGCCCTTCTGCTCCAAGTTGCGTACAGGATGGAGGAAATGATATTCAATTTGGCCGATACTCATTTCTTTTTCACCGATGTCGAG GATTGCGATCAAGTGCACATCGACGATGTATCGTCGGACGATAACGGGCAGGATCTATCTTCTTACAACTTCGCTACCGATGGCTTCCACTGCGCGTCCGCGAACAATGGCATATGTTTGGCTTCCGGCGTTAGAGGTGGTGTTGATTGGATGCGAAAACTGGCCTTTCGATATCGCAAGATAAAAGAGATCTACAGTAATTACCGTAACAACGTTGGCGGCTTGTTAGGCGCAGCGAAACAGGAACAGTGGTTGCAACTACGTGCAGAGATCGAAGTGCTGACCGACAACTGGTTAACATCCGCTGTAAAATGTTTAAATCTCATCAATAAAAGAAGTCACTGTATCAACATCTTGGTGACCCCCACGCAACTGGTACCGTCTCTGTCGAAAGTGCTACTTTTTGGGATCGGCGGGATATTTccgatcgaaaatatttattctgcCTCGAAAATCG GAAAAGAAAGCTGCTTTGGAAGAGTGATTGCAAGGTTTGGTCGGAGATGCACATATGTGGTAATAGGGGACGATTCTGATGAAGAAACGGCGGCTCGTGCCCACAATTTCCCATTCTGGAGAATAAACAGTCACTCGGACACGCAGTCGCTATACAACGCCTTAGAAATGGGATTTCTTTAA